The Streptomyces cynarae genome contains a region encoding:
- a CDS encoding IclR family transcriptional regulator, translating into MTADALPPQTVRSAPDRLLAVLAAFDHAHPALCLTDISRRAGLTLTTTHRLVGALTEWGALERDADGVYHVGLRLWEVAALAPRGLALRQVALPYLEDLYEATHENVQLAVRDGAEVVYIEWLSGRSAVGVHIRVGARWPLHATGVGLALLAHSEQAFQDQYCEGPLAAFTPYTLTDPVRLRRELAEVRRSGAAVSSRQVTDDALSVAAPVRGRDGRVTAAVSVVVPHATAQVPALVPAVRLAARGISRALGWQPEAR; encoded by the coding sequence ATGACCGCCGACGCCCTGCCCCCGCAGACGGTGCGCTCCGCGCCGGACCGGCTGCTCGCCGTGCTCGCGGCCTTCGACCACGCACATCCGGCGCTCTGCCTCACGGACATCAGCCGCCGGGCCGGGCTCACCCTCACCACCACGCACCGGCTGGTGGGGGCGCTGACCGAATGGGGCGCGCTGGAGCGGGACGCGGACGGTGTCTACCACGTGGGCCTGAGGCTGTGGGAGGTCGCGGCGCTCGCCCCGCGAGGGCTCGCGCTGCGGCAGGTGGCGCTGCCGTACCTGGAGGACCTGTACGAGGCGACGCACGAGAACGTGCAGCTGGCGGTGCGCGACGGCGCTGAGGTCGTGTACATCGAGTGGCTCTCCGGGCGCTCCGCCGTCGGCGTGCACATCCGGGTGGGCGCCCGCTGGCCGCTGCACGCCACCGGGGTGGGGCTGGCGCTGCTGGCCCACAGCGAGCAGGCGTTCCAGGACCAGTACTGCGAGGGACCGCTGGCCGCGTTCACCCCGTACACCCTCACGGATCCGGTGCGGCTGCGCCGGGAACTGGCCGAGGTGCGGCGCTCGGGAGCGGCAGTGAGCAGCCGTCAGGTCACGGACGACGCCCTGTCGGTGGCGGCCCCGGTACGCGGCCGCGACGGCAGGGTCACCGCCGCGGTGTCGGTCGTGGTTCCCCACGCGACGGCCCAGGTACCGGCCCTCGTCCCGGCGGTGCGGCTCGCCGCGCGGGGTATCTCACGAGCGCTGGGGTGGCAGCCGGAGGCGCGGTGA
- the menE gene encoding o-succinylbenzoate--CoA ligase, translated as MRNEGLGSWPARRARKTPHRTALIHGDRSVTYAELYERTTRLAHTLRARGVRRGDRIAYLGPNHPAYLETLFAAGTLGAVFVPLNIRLAGPEIAYQLADSGAKALVYAPSLAALVAGLPGSTDVRAYVEVGAEYEELLAGASDEPIDQPVPLDDTCIIMYTSGTTGRPKGAMLTHGNLVWNAFNVLVDHDLIADERALVSAPLFHTAGLNMLTLPVLLKGGTCVLVESFDPEATFDLIERHRITFMFGVPTMFDQVARHPRWDRADLSSLRILTCGGSPVPTPLIAKYQERGLTFLQGYGMTEAAPGTLFLDAEHAVGKAGSAGVPHFFSDVRVVRPDLAPVDVGETGEVVVRGPHVMPGYWGLPEETAAVFADGWFRSGDAARVDEDGYVYIVDRIKDMIISGGENIYPAEIEDQLLAHPDVVECAVIGVPDEKWGEVPRAVVVPREGATLDPDEVIASLSGRLAKYKIPKSVVVADALPRTASGKLLKSRVRSRYGTDSQAKDHR; from the coding sequence ATGCGCAACGAGGGACTGGGGTCGTGGCCCGCACGCCGGGCCCGCAAGACCCCGCACCGCACGGCCCTGATCCACGGCGACCGGAGCGTCACCTACGCGGAACTGTACGAACGCACCACCCGCCTCGCCCACACCCTGCGCGCACGTGGCGTCCGCCGCGGCGACCGGATCGCCTATCTCGGCCCCAACCACCCCGCCTACCTGGAGACACTGTTCGCGGCGGGCACCCTCGGCGCGGTCTTCGTCCCGCTCAACATCCGCCTCGCCGGCCCCGAGATCGCCTACCAGCTCGCCGACTCGGGCGCCAAGGCCCTCGTCTACGCGCCCTCGCTGGCCGCGCTGGTGGCCGGACTGCCTGGCAGCACCGATGTCCGCGCGTACGTCGAAGTGGGTGCCGAGTACGAGGAGTTGCTGGCCGGCGCGAGTGACGAACCGATCGACCAGCCCGTCCCCCTCGACGACACCTGCATCATCATGTACACCTCGGGGACCACGGGCCGGCCCAAGGGCGCCATGCTCACGCACGGCAACCTGGTCTGGAACGCCTTCAACGTCCTCGTCGACCACGACCTGATCGCCGACGAACGCGCCCTGGTCTCCGCGCCGTTGTTCCACACGGCCGGGCTGAACATGCTCACCCTGCCCGTCCTGCTCAAGGGCGGCACCTGCGTCCTGGTCGAGTCCTTCGACCCGGAGGCCACCTTCGACCTGATCGAACGCCACCGGATCACCTTCATGTTCGGGGTGCCGACCATGTTCGACCAGGTGGCCCGGCATCCGCGCTGGGACCGGGCCGACCTGTCCAGCCTCCGCATCCTCACCTGCGGCGGCTCCCCGGTGCCGACCCCGCTGATCGCGAAGTACCAGGAGCGCGGGCTCACCTTCCTCCAGGGCTACGGCATGACGGAGGCCGCGCCCGGCACGCTCTTCCTGGACGCCGAGCACGCGGTCGGCAAGGCGGGTTCGGCCGGTGTGCCGCACTTCTTCAGCGACGTACGGGTGGTGCGGCCCGACCTCGCCCCGGTCGACGTCGGCGAGACCGGCGAGGTCGTGGTGCGCGGACCGCACGTCATGCCCGGCTACTGGGGGCTGCCGGAGGAGACCGCGGCCGTGTTCGCCGACGGCTGGTTCCGCAGCGGGGACGCGGCCCGCGTGGACGAGGACGGGTACGTCTACATCGTCGACCGCATCAAGGACATGATCATCTCGGGGGGCGAGAACATCTACCCCGCCGAGATCGAGGACCAGCTCCTCGCCCACCCCGACGTCGTCGAGTGCGCCGTCATCGGCGTGCCCGACGAGAAGTGGGGCGAGGTGCCGCGCGCGGTCGTCGTCCCCCGCGAGGGCGCCACGCTCGACCCGGACGAGGTGATCGCCTCGCTCTCCGGGCGGCTGGCCAAGTACAAGATCCCCAAGTCGGTGGTGGTCGCGGACGCCCTCCCGCGCACCGCCTCCGGAAAGCTCCTCAAGTCCCGGGTCCGCTCCCGGTACGGCACCGACTCCCAGGCAAAGGACCACAGATGA
- a CDS encoding amidohydrolase family protein has translation MDLNELVAIDVHTHAEVSSKGHSSLDDDLHDASSAYFKVEGKRKPTLEETAAYYRERKMAAVIFTVDAESATGTEPVPNEEVAEAAAANPDVLIPFASIDPFRGKAGVKQARRLVEEYGVKGFKFHPSIQGFFPNDRSVAYDLYEVIEETGAIALFHTGQTGIGAGVPGGGGIRLKYSNPLHVDDVAADFPHLKIVLAHPSFPWQDEALAVATHKPGVHIDLSGWSPKYFPPQLVQYANTLLKDKVLFGSDFPVLTPDRWLADFEKLSIKDEVRPKILKENAARLLGLTKA, from the coding sequence ATGGACCTGAACGAACTCGTCGCGATCGACGTCCACACCCACGCGGAGGTGTCCTCCAAGGGGCACTCCTCCCTGGACGACGACCTGCACGACGCCTCCTCCGCCTACTTCAAGGTGGAGGGCAAGCGGAAGCCGACCCTCGAGGAGACCGCCGCGTACTACCGCGAGCGGAAGATGGCCGCCGTGATCTTCACGGTCGACGCCGAGTCCGCCACCGGCACCGAGCCGGTCCCCAACGAGGAGGTCGCCGAGGCCGCCGCCGCCAACCCGGACGTGCTCATCCCGTTCGCCTCCATCGACCCCTTCCGAGGCAAGGCCGGCGTCAAGCAGGCCCGCCGTCTGGTCGAGGAGTACGGGGTGAAGGGCTTCAAGTTCCACCCCAGCATCCAGGGCTTCTTCCCCAACGACCGCTCGGTGGCGTACGACCTGTACGAGGTCATCGAGGAGACCGGCGCCATCGCCCTGTTCCACACGGGCCAGACCGGCATCGGCGCGGGCGTGCCCGGCGGGGGCGGGATCAGGCTCAAGTACTCCAATCCGCTGCACGTGGACGACGTCGCCGCCGACTTCCCCCATCTGAAGATCGTCCTGGCGCACCCGTCGTTCCCCTGGCAGGACGAGGCCCTCGCGGTCGCCACGCACAAACCCGGCGTGCACATCGACCTGTCGGGCTGGTCGCCGAAGTACTTCCCGCCGCAGCTCGTGCAGTACGCCAACACCTTGCTCAAGGACAAGGTGCTCTTCGGCTCCGACTTCCCCGTCCTCACCCCCGACCGCTGGCTCGCCGACTTCGAGAAGCTGTCGATCAAGGACGAGGTCCGGCCGAAGATCCTCAAGGAGAACGCCGCCCGTCTGCTCGGGTTGACGAAAGCGTAA
- a CDS encoding S1 family peptidase: MTAGESVLADAVARVHGRGGIVGAAFLVAPGLLCTCAHVVARALGTDARDPAPPPGRVGLDFPLAAAKGTGDGPRVVRATVAGWHPVLPDETGDMALLRIEGDVPCGTVTPWLVEADELWDHSVRLFGFPSGSDHGVWVGGRLRAVQGAGWLQMQGEAGPQVEPGFSGTPVWDVDLGGVVGMAVAAGQGSTVGTAYLHPASSILRAWPELAEHAQPSSPYRGLRPFTEEDEPVFCGREKDALHLEELVTRQPVVVLSGPSGSGKSSLVRAGLLPGLRRAGQVTADFRPTPGLGPEETLAGAVQPLLDGELSSAELAQRLSAGDTAEVAARLARRHPDGVLLFVDQFEEIVTVDPVAGRELLRLVTALAEGGPRSRPVRALLTVRSGSLDRLLTHDNQSGLQEGIMLLAPMDRDQLRAAITGPLAAAPGVAHEAGLVERILDDAGDGPGRLPLVEFTLTRLWNRRRGGTLTHEAYDAMGGVSGAVAGYAEEVYHRHLRDAERDAARRLLVQLARPEDDGGFVRRTVRVDSLPEDQRRVASLLTDRKLLVSTQAVDGAEMIDVAHEALIHHWDRLLSWLAADRDFRDWQERLRQSLRQWRQLDGGSRGALLRGAPLAEAVRWREQRPQEITAEEHAYIQASQARQSWEVRRWRVITAVITVLALLAATMAGLFYQRSQALNQQLRAQAARLLGPDAVRRAADSPSTAALLALTAWRTDSSQPEAYGALLTMYSQLRNTEYALDLPGTDHVQLLTATPDGRAAAVVDQVGAVQVLTNLTGRVAVHPLRRIRSVTAHEPIVRLSRDGRKVGVLDDREGLSVWDVAHPDRPVRLPVPASWNAAENTRDIDFSSDGSRVLALFATDGDNARERLGVWDLERRALVSTTLLPAGRAFYTARFSQPSGTVALKETGSYERFDLRTGAQLGKVPVEGLDAIGLDAQAVVDCPDDSFRVRPLTGRAPRYEVGGINCGGAPLDATGRYAVMPTGDDGVKSVVAIDLRTGGVSHGPVPVTDGAKDADYVVLPRNDGQLTVLGVRGGTVLRFTLPRPGANPDLPTPGNGPLPLFTPDGRFRILENFNAGDEALAVLDTRTGRRYQAGTAARQQLLPTFMDVRQNAVTSDGRHLVARIGNRLAVYSLPGLSLEHLLPLPGPAKVREDAGGAVAAAGDGSVITLYAGVLARWNASTGRAIGAPLPLHTHDTTQQWFADNGESLWPRPGHPQQVLVRGRDGEMSLWDLGERRPVGEFQANPDAISTSETEVFDPSGNALATLSNVKTMDAARIEFRSVPEFRLQSPAISAGATSHLIGFTPDGHLLSTDFRNLEVWQQGSTLEIASLPVEQAYAQWSLRGDTVVGATTWGALTLPLDPDVWYRGLCRAFHRPLTTGERQLLPKGADASGSCPKA; this comes from the coding sequence GTGACCGCCGGGGAGTCCGTACTCGCCGATGCCGTCGCCCGGGTGCACGGCCGGGGCGGCATCGTCGGCGCCGCCTTTCTCGTGGCCCCGGGCCTGCTCTGCACCTGCGCCCATGTCGTGGCGCGTGCGCTGGGCACGGACGCGCGGGACCCCGCCCCGCCGCCCGGTCGCGTCGGACTCGACTTCCCGCTGGCGGCGGCGAAGGGCACGGGCGACGGTCCGCGGGTCGTCCGGGCCACCGTGGCGGGCTGGCACCCCGTACTCCCCGACGAGACCGGGGACATGGCGCTGTTGCGCATCGAGGGGGATGTGCCCTGCGGCACGGTGACACCGTGGCTGGTGGAGGCTGACGAGCTGTGGGACCACAGCGTCCGCCTTTTCGGTTTCCCCTCCGGCAGCGACCACGGGGTGTGGGTCGGGGGCCGGCTGAGAGCCGTGCAGGGAGCCGGCTGGCTGCAGATGCAGGGCGAGGCCGGACCACAGGTGGAGCCGGGGTTCAGCGGTACGCCGGTGTGGGACGTCGACCTCGGCGGAGTCGTCGGTATGGCGGTCGCCGCCGGGCAGGGAAGCACCGTCGGCACGGCCTATCTGCACCCCGCCTCGTCGATCCTGCGGGCCTGGCCGGAGCTCGCGGAGCACGCGCAGCCCTCCTCTCCCTACCGCGGTCTGCGACCGTTCACGGAGGAGGACGAACCGGTCTTCTGCGGCCGTGAGAAGGACGCCCTGCACCTGGAGGAGCTGGTCACCCGGCAGCCGGTCGTCGTGCTGTCCGGGCCGTCGGGCAGCGGCAAGTCCTCACTCGTCCGGGCCGGACTGCTGCCCGGGCTGAGACGGGCCGGACAGGTGACGGCGGACTTCCGGCCCACTCCGGGGCTCGGCCCCGAGGAGACGCTGGCCGGCGCGGTGCAGCCGCTGCTGGACGGCGAACTGAGCAGCGCCGAGCTGGCCCAGAGGCTGTCCGCCGGGGACACCGCCGAGGTGGCCGCACGCCTGGCACGCCGTCACCCCGATGGTGTCCTGCTGTTCGTCGACCAGTTCGAGGAAATCGTCACCGTCGATCCGGTCGCCGGCCGGGAACTGCTCAGGCTCGTCACCGCACTGGCCGAGGGTGGTCCGCGTTCCCGGCCGGTGCGGGCACTGCTCACGGTGCGCTCCGGCTCCCTCGACCGACTGCTGACCCACGACAACCAGAGCGGGCTCCAGGAAGGCATCATGTTGCTGGCTCCCATGGACCGGGACCAGCTGCGGGCGGCGATCACCGGGCCACTCGCCGCCGCTCCCGGCGTCGCTCACGAGGCGGGCCTGGTCGAGCGGATCCTCGACGACGCGGGCGACGGCCCCGGACGGCTTCCACTGGTGGAGTTCACGCTGACCCGGCTGTGGAACCGGCGCCGCGGCGGGACGCTCACCCATGAGGCCTACGACGCCATGGGCGGCGTCTCGGGTGCGGTCGCCGGATACGCCGAGGAGGTGTACCACCGCCACCTGCGGGACGCGGAACGGGACGCCGCCAGACGCCTGCTCGTCCAGCTCGCCCGGCCGGAGGACGACGGCGGTTTCGTCCGGCGCACCGTGCGCGTCGACTCCCTTCCCGAGGACCAGAGGCGGGTGGCGAGCCTGCTGACGGACCGCAAACTGCTGGTCTCCACCCAGGCGGTGGACGGGGCCGAGATGATCGACGTCGCCCACGAGGCGCTGATCCACCACTGGGACCGGCTGCTGTCCTGGCTGGCGGCGGACCGTGACTTCCGGGACTGGCAGGAGCGGCTCAGACAGAGCCTGCGCCAGTGGCGGCAGCTCGACGGCGGAAGCAGAGGAGCACTGTTACGGGGAGCCCCGCTGGCGGAGGCCGTCCGGTGGCGGGAGCAGCGGCCACAGGAGATCACGGCCGAGGAACACGCGTACATCCAGGCGTCCCAGGCCCGTCAGAGCTGGGAGGTGCGGCGGTGGCGGGTGATCACCGCGGTGATCACCGTGCTCGCGCTGCTGGCCGCGACCATGGCCGGGCTGTTCTATCAGCGTTCCCAGGCCCTGAACCAGCAGTTGCGCGCCCAGGCGGCGCGTCTGCTCGGCCCGGACGCGGTGCGCAGGGCCGCCGACAGCCCGAGCACCGCGGCTCTGCTGGCCCTGACGGCCTGGCGCACCGACTCCAGTCAGCCGGAGGCGTACGGCGCCTTGCTGACGATGTACTCGCAACTGCGCAACACCGAGTACGCCCTGGATCTCCCCGGCACCGACCACGTGCAGTTGCTGACGGCCACACCCGACGGCCGGGCCGCCGCGGTGGTCGACCAGGTGGGGGCGGTTCAGGTCCTCACGAACCTCACCGGCCGGGTGGCCGTGCACCCCTTGCGCCGCATCAGGTCGGTCACCGCCCATGAGCCGATCGTGCGGCTCAGCCGTGACGGCCGGAAGGTCGGTGTGCTCGACGACAGGGAGGGGCTGTCGGTGTGGGACGTCGCGCACCCGGATCGTCCCGTGCGGCTGCCCGTGCCCGCTTCGTGGAACGCGGCCGAGAACACCCGGGACATCGACTTCTCCTCCGACGGCTCCCGGGTGCTGGCCCTGTTCGCGACCGACGGTGACAACGCCAGGGAACGGCTCGGTGTCTGGGACCTGGAGCGCCGGGCGCTCGTGTCCACCACGCTGCTGCCCGCGGGCCGCGCCTTCTACACCGCGCGCTTCTCCCAGCCCTCCGGGACCGTCGCCCTCAAGGAGACGGGGAGCTACGAGCGGTTCGACCTGCGCACCGGTGCCCAACTCGGCAAGGTCCCGGTCGAAGGCCTGGACGCCATCGGGCTCGACGCCCAGGCGGTCGTCGACTGCCCTGACGACTCCTTCCGGGTGCGGCCGCTGACCGGGCGGGCACCGCGGTACGAGGTCGGCGGGATCAACTGTGGAGGTGCGCCCCTGGACGCCACCGGCCGTTACGCCGTGATGCCGACCGGGGACGACGGGGTGAAGTCGGTGGTGGCGATCGACCTCCGGACGGGCGGAGTGTCCCACGGCCCCGTCCCGGTCACCGATGGTGCCAAGGACGCCGACTACGTCGTACTGCCCCGGAACGACGGGCAGTTGACCGTGCTCGGCGTCAGGGGCGGAACGGTGCTGCGCTTCACGCTGCCGCGGCCGGGCGCCAACCCGGACCTGCCCACGCCGGGAAACGGGCCTCTCCCGTTGTTCACGCCGGACGGACGGTTCCGCATCCTGGAGAACTTCAACGCGGGCGACGAGGCACTCGCGGTCCTCGACACCCGTACCGGCCGGAGGTACCAGGCCGGGACGGCGGCACGTCAGCAACTCCTGCCCACGTTCATGGACGTGCGCCAGAACGCCGTCACCTCCGACGGCCGCCATCTGGTCGCCCGGATCGGGAACCGGCTCGCCGTCTACTCCCTGCCCGGTCTGTCGCTGGAGCATCTACTACCATTGCCGGGCCCCGCGAAGGTGCGCGAGGACGCCGGCGGGGCCGTAGCCGCCGCCGGTGACGGCAGTGTCATCACCCTCTACGCGGGCGTCCTCGCACGCTGGAACGCCTCCACCGGACGGGCCATCGGCGCACCGCTTCCGCTGCACACGCACGACACGACGCAGCAATGGTTCGCGGACAACGGCGAGTCGCTGTGGCCGCGGCCAGGGCACCCGCAGCAGGTCCTGGTCCGGGGCCGCGACGGAGAGATGAGCCTGTGGGATCTCGGAGAACGCCGGCCGGTCGGGGAGTTCCAGGCCAACCCCGACGCGATCAGCACCTCGGAGACGGAGGTCTTCGACCCGTCTGGGAACGCCCTCGCCACGCTCAGCAACGTCAAGACCATGGACGCCGCGCGGATCGAGTTCCGCAGCGTGCCCGAGTTCCGTCTGCAGTCACCCGCGATCTCCGCAGGCGCCACCAGCCACCTGATCGGCTTCACCCCGGACGGACATCTCCTCTCCACCGATTTCCGGAACCTCGAGGTGTGGCAGCAGGGAAGCACACTCGAGATCGCGAGCCTCCCCGTGGAGCAGGCGTACGCCCAGTGGAGCCTGCGAGGCGACACCGTCGTGGGTGCGACCACCTGGGGCGCCCTGACGCTCCCGCTCGACCCCGACGTCTGGTACCGAGGGCTGTGCCGGGCCTTCCACCGTCCGCTGACCACCGGCGAACGTCAGCTCCTGCCCAAGGGTGCCGACGCATCAGGGTCCTGCCCCAAGGCCTGA
- a CDS encoding MarR family winged helix-turn-helix transcriptional regulator, which translates to MRGLHADTGYLLYRLGLRSGQLFNSFLQESGLRLRHYALLRFLATSEGALQRELSTSLGYDPSAIVGLVDDLEKLGFAERRPSPDDRRSRIVVLTETGRAFLRDTDEAGLRVTGELLGPLDAAEREVLHALLLRVAETGLG; encoded by the coding sequence ATGCGCGGGCTGCACGCGGACACCGGCTATCTGCTGTACCGGCTCGGGCTGCGCTCGGGTCAGCTGTTCAACTCCTTCCTCCAGGAGTCCGGCCTGCGGTTGCGCCACTACGCCCTGCTGCGCTTCCTCGCCACCTCCGAGGGCGCCCTCCAGCGGGAGCTGAGCACCTCCCTCGGCTACGACCCGAGCGCGATCGTCGGCCTGGTCGACGACCTGGAGAAACTGGGGTTCGCCGAGCGCCGCCCCTCCCCGGACGACCGGCGCAGCCGTATCGTCGTGCTGACCGAGACCGGCCGGGCCTTCCTGCGCGACACCGACGAGGCCGGACTGCGGGTCACGGGCGAACTGCTCGGGCCGCTCGACGCCGCCGAGCGGGAGGTCCTGCACGCGCTGCTGCTCAGAGTCGCCGAGACCGGGCTCGGGTGA
- a CDS encoding DUF4232 domain-containing protein has protein sequence MRVQQFRKVPAAAVVLAAGLALTACNGDEGKHNGASSAPSATASTSGATQGSGSGPAGGGTPATATSGTATGSTGSASGSATASGSATASGSATGSGSATGSAGPRTTARAAARCRTGHLTFAKGDAYGKGPYSNIPVRLTNSGPAPCSLHGFPGVDLAGKDGHVRARRSVEAPHTVVLPPGRSATFVLVVPQNYGGGSGVTFTRAVIILPGEIHPHILRLRVNLPAKGDGPDDHTVTVGPVTR, from the coding sequence ATGCGCGTCCAGCAGTTCCGCAAGGTTCCGGCCGCCGCCGTGGTGCTCGCGGCGGGACTCGCGCTCACCGCCTGCAACGGCGACGAGGGCAAGCACAACGGAGCGAGCTCCGCTCCGTCCGCCACGGCGTCCACGTCAGGCGCCACTCAGGGCTCCGGCAGCGGTCCGGCAGGCGGCGGCACCCCGGCGACGGCCACCTCCGGGACCGCGACCGGCAGCACGGGCAGCGCGTCCGGTTCGGCCACGGCGTCCGGTTCGGCCACGGCGTCCGGTTCGGCCACGGGGTCCGGCTCGGCCACGGGGTCCGCGGGACCGCGGACCACCGCGAGAGCCGCTGCCCGGTGCAGGACCGGGCATCTGACCTTCGCCAAGGGCGACGCGTACGGCAAGGGCCCGTACTCGAACATTCCCGTGCGACTGACCAACTCCGGCCCCGCCCCCTGCTCCCTGCACGGCTTCCCGGGCGTGGACCTGGCCGGCAAGGACGGACACGTCCGTGCCCGGCGAAGCGTCGAGGCCCCGCACACCGTCGTCCTCCCCCCGGGCCGGAGCGCGACCTTCGTGCTGGTCGTGCCGCAGAACTACGGTGGCGGCAGCGGAGTGACCTTCACCCGCGCGGTGATCATCCTGCCCGGTGAGATCCACCCGCACATCCTGCGACTCAGGGTGAACCTGCCCGCCAAGGGCGACGGCCCCGACGACCACACCGTGACCGTCGGCCCCGTCACCCGATAG
- a CDS encoding SDR family NAD(P)-dependent oxidoreductase, with amino-acid sequence MPSIDLTGKVAVVTGSGRGLGLAYAHALAAHGAAVVVNDVDEAVAEQAVKSITEAGGKAVAEVVAVGTSEAADRLVARAVEEFGRLDVLVTNAGILRDKVLWKMTDDDFDAVLTTHLRGTFTCARAAAVRMREQGEGGTLILVGSPAGQRGNFGQTNYAAAKAGIAAMARTWSMELARANITVNAIVPVAATAMTETIPAFAPYIEAMKNGEPLPDFLRRGEGFGTPEDCAALVPFLASEAARGVTGQCVGIGGDKVALWSHPQEIRTAYADGGWSPDTLADVWATSVGAEPQTVGIPAPKFPEA; translated from the coding sequence GTGCCCAGCATCGATCTCACCGGCAAGGTGGCCGTCGTCACCGGAAGCGGCCGTGGCCTCGGCCTGGCCTACGCCCACGCCCTGGCCGCCCACGGCGCCGCCGTGGTCGTGAACGACGTCGACGAGGCCGTGGCCGAGCAGGCCGTGAAGTCCATCACCGAGGCGGGCGGCAAGGCCGTGGCCGAGGTCGTCGCGGTCGGCACCAGCGAAGCCGCCGACCGGCTGGTGGCCCGTGCCGTGGAGGAGTTCGGCCGACTGGACGTCCTGGTCACCAACGCCGGCATCCTGCGCGACAAGGTGCTGTGGAAGATGACCGACGACGACTTCGACGCGGTGCTCACCACCCATCTGCGCGGCACCTTCACCTGCGCCCGCGCCGCCGCCGTCCGCATGCGCGAACAGGGCGAGGGCGGCACCCTGATCCTGGTCGGCTCCCCGGCCGGCCAGCGCGGCAACTTCGGCCAGACCAACTACGCCGCCGCGAAGGCCGGCATCGCCGCCATGGCCCGCACCTGGTCGATGGAGCTGGCCCGCGCGAACATCACCGTCAACGCGATCGTGCCGGTCGCCGCCACCGCCATGACCGAGACCATCCCGGCCTTCGCCCCCTACATCGAGGCGATGAAGAACGGCGAGCCGCTGCCGGACTTCCTCCGCAGGGGCGAGGGCTTCGGTACCCCCGAGGACTGCGCCGCCCTCGTGCCCTTCCTCGCCTCCGAGGCGGCGCGCGGGGTGACCGGCCAGTGCGTCGGCATCGGCGGCGACAAGGTGGCACTCTGGTCGCATCCGCAGGAGATCAGGACGGCGTACGCGGACGGCGGCTGGTCCCCGGACACCCTCGCCGACGTGTGGGCCACCTCGGTCGGCGCCGAACCGCAGACCGTCGGCATCCCCGCGCCGAAGTTCCCGGAGGCGTGA
- a CDS encoding MaoC family dehydratase, translating to MSITVNGLDELKKLAGSDLGTSEWIEVTQERINTFADATGDHQWIHVDPEKAKDGPFGAPIAHGYLTLSLFIPLFTELLEVEGVSTKVNYGLNKVRFPAPVKVGSRIRLVAKLASVEDVPGGVQIAVDGTIEIDGGGKPAAVLQSLSRFYA from the coding sequence ATGAGCATCACCGTCAACGGCCTCGACGAACTCAAGAAGCTGGCCGGCAGCGACCTCGGCACCAGCGAGTGGATCGAGGTCACCCAGGAGCGGATCAACACCTTCGCCGACGCCACGGGCGACCACCAGTGGATCCACGTCGACCCGGAGAAGGCGAAGGACGGCCCGTTCGGCGCGCCCATCGCACACGGCTATCTGACCCTGTCTCTCTTCATCCCGCTCTTCACCGAGCTGCTGGAGGTCGAGGGCGTGTCCACGAAGGTCAACTACGGCCTGAACAAGGTGCGTTTCCCGGCACCGGTGAAGGTCGGATCCCGTATCCGGCTGGTCGCGAAGCTCGCCTCGGTGGAGGACGTGCCGGGCGGGGTGCAGATCGCCGTCGACGGCACGATAGAGATCGACGGCGGCGGGAAGCCCGCGGCCGTCCTGCAGAGCCTGTCGCGGTTCTACGCCTGA